From the genome of Marinicella rhabdoformis:
ACTGTAGTTACCGAGCGTGTGTTATTAACATAAGTGGTGAAACGAGACAAACCATCTGGGTTAAAGCTCGGATCAACCAAAACCACAGTATCTTCTAGGTATTTTTGTACTTCAGCGTTATTAGTCGCCAACAAATACCAAGCATACAAAACTGAAGCATTAGAACCACTGGATTCGTTACCGTGGACACTGAAACCATTCCATATTTTAAGGATTTTCGGGTCTTTTTTAACTTGATCTAAATTGGCAATATTACTTTTTGAACTGATGGCCATCAACAGCAAGGGACGGCCTTCATTGGTTTCGCCGTATTGCACCAACTGAGCTTGATCACTGCCTGCTGACAGGAATTTAAAATAACTGACTAATTGGTCATGGCGTAAATGCCGGTCACCCAATTGCTGACCCAAATAGGTATCAGGCGAAGGTAAAGTGGCATTGTACATATCGCCCTTGGGTAAGAAAAACTCCAAAGGTTCAGCCCAAGCTATGACGGGTAAAATCAACAGCAACAACAGTTTTTTCATTCTTAATCCTCTTAAGGTGGGGTTTGTAATAGTTGCTATTTTAAACCATCAAAGTGGATATTGTGAAAGAAGCTTATAAAGTGTAACTCTCAAGGCAGCTGAACCTTGGGTTATCTACCGTTGTCAGAAACTTAACATCAACTATGAGTTCCTACTGTGAAAAGCAGGCAGTTCAACAAAGAAGAGACAAAAATTAACACCACTCCCATGTTGGATGTTGTTTTTATCGTATTGATTTTCTTTATCGTTTCTACGTGGGCAAAAACAGAAACGGGGGTCGACACCTCAAGGCCTTCATGCCCACCTGTTCGTTATGTTAAAAAAGGTCATATTCTTGTAAAAGTCAAAGCCAGTGGTGCAGTTTTAATCAATCAACAATCAACCAGACTTTCACAACTACTCAACCATGTAAAGGCTTTACGTTCCGAATACCCTGTCGCCAATGCAATCATCAT
Proteins encoded in this window:
- a CDS encoding biopolymer transporter ExbD, with the protein product MKSRQFNKEETKINTTPMLDVVFIVLIFFIVSTWAKTETGVDTSRPSCPPVRYVKKGHILVKVKASGAVLINQQSTRLSQLLNHVKALRSEYPVANAIIIADHHSQTGDLLKVMDHLKTAGVENISIAADKDKE